A part of Variovorax sp. HW608 genomic DNA contains:
- a CDS encoding PEP-utilizing enzyme, which translates to MTAHDLSIKLPIEPPGPGPWKQDGVHFPRPMTRYFQEMHPDPFRAGTQAFARYYGMLIDGLQMAYVQGFGYNQVVPAPESELPERFRRAEQVYAQKLWREQLREWDNQCKPAAIAMHRELQLVDADALSDAELVAYLRRCRDHHAAMITQHMRFTGGAVLPVGDFLAHAGDWTELPTSELLGLMRGSAEVSSGGSDEMVRLKGAFAADAAARTLLASDGDPVQLLERLRTLGGEAGAAVRGYLDLVGHRLIDGFDIAEPTALELPEPLLRSLRIALSGEAAVASDLDVRVAEVRARVPAAHQAQFDELLGEARLMYRLRDERGVYSDIWASGLMRRAALAAGRRVSARGRIATPLHMLDAGIDEMCALVAASGGPMAEELAQRAAYRAAHTAKDVPPLLGPPPPPPPDLAALPPHVARLMRATFIALGHVFGSAQATNEDKMLYGLAASKGVYEGPARRVSGPSEFGRIQQGDVLVTESTTEAFNILLPLLGGIVTDNGGLLSHAAIVAREYGIPGVVGTREATERISDGMRLRVDGDAGEVTVLG; encoded by the coding sequence ATGACAGCACACGACCTGAGCATCAAACTGCCCATCGAGCCGCCCGGGCCCGGCCCGTGGAAACAGGACGGCGTGCACTTCCCGCGGCCTATGACGCGCTACTTCCAGGAGATGCACCCAGACCCGTTCCGCGCCGGCACGCAAGCCTTTGCGCGCTACTACGGCATGCTCATCGATGGCCTGCAGATGGCCTACGTGCAGGGCTTCGGCTACAACCAGGTGGTGCCGGCACCGGAATCCGAGCTGCCCGAACGCTTCCGGCGCGCCGAGCAGGTCTATGCGCAAAAGCTCTGGCGCGAGCAGCTGCGCGAATGGGACAACCAGTGCAAGCCCGCGGCAATCGCGATGCACCGCGAGCTGCAACTTGTCGACGCGGACGCGCTGTCCGACGCCGAGCTGGTGGCCTATCTGCGGCGCTGCCGCGACCATCACGCGGCGATGATCACGCAGCACATGCGCTTCACCGGCGGCGCTGTGCTGCCGGTCGGCGACTTCCTCGCCCATGCGGGTGACTGGACCGAGCTGCCAACGTCGGAGCTGCTGGGCCTGATGCGCGGCTCGGCCGAGGTCTCGTCCGGCGGATCCGACGAGATGGTGCGCCTGAAGGGCGCCTTCGCCGCGGACGCGGCGGCACGCACGCTGCTAGCCAGCGACGGCGACCCGGTGCAGCTGCTCGAACGTCTGCGCACGCTCGGCGGCGAGGCCGGCGCGGCGGTGCGCGGCTATCTCGACTTGGTCGGTCACCGACTGATCGACGGCTTCGACATCGCCGAGCCCACGGCACTCGAGCTGCCCGAGCCGCTGCTGCGCTCGCTGCGCATCGCGTTGTCGGGCGAAGCCGCGGTCGCGTCGGACCTGGACGTGCGCGTTGCCGAGGTGCGTGCCCGCGTGCCGGCGGCGCACCAGGCGCAGTTCGATGAATTGCTGGGCGAGGCCCGCTTGATGTACCGGCTGCGCGACGAGCGCGGTGTCTACAGTGACATCTGGGCCTCTGGCCTGATGCGGCGCGCGGCGCTGGCGGCCGGCCGGCGCGTGTCGGCGCGCGGCCGCATCGCCACCCCATTGCACATGCTGGACGCCGGCATCGACGAGATGTGCGCGCTGGTTGCCGCCAGTGGCGGCCCCATGGCCGAGGAGCTGGCACAGCGCGCCGCCTATCGCGCGGCGCACACCGCCAAGGACGTGCCGCCGCTGCTCGGCCCGCCGCCCCCGCCGCCGCCGGACCTGGCGGCGCTGCCGCCGCATGTGGCCCGCCTGATGCGCGCGACCTTCATCGCGCTGGGCCATGTGTTCGGCAGCGCCCAGGCCACCAATGAAGACAAGATGCTCTACGGGCTGGCCGCCAGCAAGGGGGTCTATGAAGGCCCGGCGCGGCGCGTCTCGGGCCCGTCGGAGTTCGGCCGCATCCAGCAGGGCGACGTGCTCGTCACCGAATCGACGACCGAGGCCTTCAACATCCTGCTGCCGCTGCTGGGCGGCATCGTCACCGACAATGGTGGCTTGCTGTCGCATGCGGCGATCGTCGCGCGCGAATACGGCATACCCGGCGTGGTCGGCACGCGCGAGGCCACCGAGCGCATCAGCGACGGCATGCGCCTGCGCGTCGACGGCGATGCCGGCGAGGTCACGGTGCTCGGGTGA
- a CDS encoding IS630 family transposase, protein MRGRPKAELVLSEAEREQLTALTLRRKTAQALALRARIVLACAEGVDNKVVAGRQRVTQQTVSKWRARFVEHRLDGLLDAPRPGAPRTIDDARVDAVIAKTLESTPVAATHWSTRTMARETGMSQTAVSRIWRAFGLQPHRQETFKLSNDPLFVEKVRDIVGLYLDPPLKAMVLCVDEKSQIQALDRTQPLLPLAPGIPERRTHDYERHGTTTLFAALDIATGSVIGDLHRRHRSTEFLQFLRTIEANVPQVLDIHLVMDNYGTHKTPAIRNWLARHPRFHVHFTPTSASWLNQVERWFATLTQKYIRRGTHRSTRQLEQAIRHYIKHNNDDPKPFVWSKTADNILASVERFCLRTSNSRH, encoded by the coding sequence ATGCGAGGAAGACCCAAGGCAGAACTGGTGCTGAGCGAAGCCGAACGCGAGCAACTCACGGCGCTGACGCTGCGGCGTAAGACCGCACAGGCGCTGGCGTTGCGCGCTCGCATTGTTCTGGCCTGCGCCGAAGGAGTGGACAACAAGGTGGTTGCAGGCCGCCAGCGCGTGACGCAGCAGACGGTTTCGAAGTGGCGTGCCCGATTCGTCGAGCATCGGCTGGACGGGCTGCTGGACGCCCCTCGGCCTGGCGCACCGCGAACGATCGACGACGCGCGCGTCGACGCCGTGATCGCCAAGACGCTGGAGAGCACCCCCGTCGCGGCGACGCATTGGAGCACCCGCACCATGGCGCGCGAAACCGGGATGTCCCAAACGGCCGTGTCTCGCATCTGGCGTGCCTTCGGACTTCAACCTCATCGCCAGGAGACCTTCAAGCTCTCCAACGATCCACTGTTCGTCGAGAAGGTGCGCGACATCGTCGGGCTTTACCTTGATCCGCCGCTCAAGGCGATGGTGCTGTGCGTGGACGAGAAGAGCCAAATTCAGGCACTCGATCGCACGCAACCCTTGCTGCCGCTGGCGCCAGGCATCCCCGAGCGGCGTACCCACGACTACGAGCGCCATGGCACCACCACGCTGTTTGCGGCGTTGGACATTGCCACCGGCTCGGTCATCGGGGACTTGCATCGCCGCCATCGAAGCACCGAATTCCTGCAGTTCCTGCGCACCATCGAGGCCAACGTGCCGCAAGTGCTGGACATCCACCTCGTGATGGACAACTACGGAACACACAAGACTCCTGCAATCAGGAACTGGCTTGCCCGGCATCCGCGCTTTCACGTGCACTTCACGCCGACCTCTGCGTCTTGGCTGAACCAGGTCGAACGCTGGTTTGCCACCCTGACGCAAAAGTACATCCGCCGCGGCACTCATCGCTCCACACGACAACTCGAACAGGCGATCAGGCACTACATCAAGCACAACAATGACGACCCCAAGCCGTTCGTCTGGTCCAAGACCGCCGACAACATCCTCGCAAGTGTCGAGAGATTTTGTTTGCGAACTTCTAACTCACGACACTAG
- a CDS encoding amino acid ABC transporter substrate-binding protein, which produces MSMVKRAATFAALAALALSAWAQQGTLDKIKASGAIAIGHPIAIPFAYIADGQHVGFAIDLCARVVDAIKAELNLPVLKVTYLPTSPSDRIPLLVAGTIDMECSSATNNAERQRQVAYTMTHFLAVSRFLTRKADNLTKLEDLKGKTVVSRASTPNLKQITELNAARNLGLNILAVSNLNEGLPMVESGRAAAFVQDDVMLAVQAANHANPDQWQISSEALSLPEPYGIMLRKDDPAFKKVVDAAMVATYKSGEAAKLYAKWFQSPIPPKGINLNMPPSAAISNLFTNPSDSPDPAAYK; this is translated from the coding sequence ATGAGCATGGTAAAGAGAGCTGCCACGTTCGCGGCGCTGGCCGCATTGGCGCTGAGCGCATGGGCCCAGCAGGGGACGCTCGACAAGATCAAGGCCTCGGGCGCCATCGCGATCGGCCATCCCATCGCGATCCCCTTCGCCTACATCGCGGACGGGCAGCACGTTGGCTTCGCGATTGATCTGTGCGCCCGCGTGGTCGACGCGATCAAGGCCGAGCTGAACCTGCCTGTGCTGAAGGTCACCTATCTGCCGACATCCCCGAGCGACCGTATCCCGCTGCTGGTCGCCGGCACCATCGACATGGAATGCAGCTCGGCCACCAACAACGCCGAGCGCCAGAGGCAGGTCGCCTACACGATGACGCACTTCCTGGCGGTGAGCCGCTTTCTTACCAGGAAGGCCGACAACCTCACAAAGCTGGAAGACCTCAAGGGCAAGACTGTCGTATCGCGGGCGAGCACTCCGAATCTCAAGCAAATCACCGAGCTGAATGCGGCGCGGAACCTGGGCCTCAACATTCTTGCCGTCAGCAATCTAAATGAAGGGTTGCCGATGGTCGAAAGCGGTCGCGCCGCGGCCTTCGTGCAGGACGACGTCATGCTGGCCGTTCAGGCCGCCAATCACGCCAACCCGGATCAGTGGCAAATCTCGAGCGAGGCGCTGTCGCTGCCCGAGCCCTACGGGATCATGTTGCGAAAGGACGATCCGGCCTTCAAGAAGGTGGTCGACGCGGCGATGGTTGCCACCTACAAGAGCGGAGAGGCGGCCAAGCTCTACGCCAAGTGGTTCCAGAGCCCGATCCCGCCCAAGGGCATCAACCTCAACATGCCGCCGAGCGCGGCGATATCGAACCTTTTCACCAACCCGTCCGACTCACCGGACCCGGCCGCGTACAAGTGA